The following coding sequences lie in one Sphingomonas sp. M1-B02 genomic window:
- a CDS encoding serine hydrolase, translating to MRLSLLLPILALVAPLPAAAQPQSAPAPAAAPVRADPALAARARELVAILGGAGDYDALFAPGFRTAIPKAKLDPVNAQLAATGGPIVGIESIEPQTPFSGLVKVAYRNAVASIALVLDPRPPHQVTGLRVLGMSGRERTLDEVAAALRTLPGATGFALAKLGDSTPQLLAFHQPEQRFAIGSAFKLVILAELVRATTANERKWDDLVTLDGSMLPAGGYNLKPKGTQVSLRELATQMISISDNSATDILLKTLGRERVEAMLPVVGAAPDPRNRPFLSTMEMFKLKGIADLAPRYLALDEAGRRRMLDREIADAPALLIRPDLFRDGKPVMIDTLEWYMSPADLVRVMDWLRRNSEGPAGAEARAILSKNPGIPRNVASGWQWVGFKGGSEPGVLNLTLLLQAKDGDWYALTGSWNDPARDVDTLRFVGLIGRAAELDFGAP from the coding sequence ATGCGACTGTCCCTGCTGCTCCCCATCCTTGCCCTCGTGGCGCCGCTTCCGGCCGCGGCGCAGCCCCAGTCCGCCCCCGCGCCTGCCGCCGCACCGGTCCGCGCCGATCCCGCGCTGGCGGCCAGGGCCAGGGAACTGGTCGCCATCCTCGGCGGCGCCGGCGACTATGACGCCCTGTTCGCTCCCGGTTTCCGGACCGCAATTCCCAAAGCCAAGCTCGATCCTGTCAACGCGCAGCTTGCCGCTACCGGGGGACCGATCGTCGGGATCGAATCGATCGAGCCGCAAACCCCTTTCTCCGGACTTGTGAAGGTCGCCTATCGCAATGCCGTCGCGTCGATCGCGCTGGTCCTCGATCCCCGGCCGCCGCACCAGGTCACCGGGCTGCGCGTGCTCGGCATGAGCGGACGCGAAAGGACGCTCGACGAAGTCGCCGCCGCACTCCGCACGCTACCCGGCGCCACTGGCTTCGCGCTTGCGAAACTGGGCGACAGCACACCGCAATTGCTCGCCTTCCACCAGCCCGAGCAGCGCTTCGCGATCGGCTCCGCCTTCAAGCTGGTCATCCTCGCCGAACTCGTCCGCGCCACCACTGCGAACGAGCGCAAATGGGACGATCTGGTCACGCTCGATGGCTCGATGCTCCCGGCCGGCGGCTATAACCTCAAGCCCAAGGGCACCCAGGTGAGCCTGCGCGAGCTCGCCACCCAGATGATCTCGATCAGCGACAACAGCGCGACCGATATCCTGCTGAAGACGCTCGGCCGCGAGAGGGTCGAGGCGATGCTCCCCGTGGTCGGGGCCGCGCCGGACCCGCGCAACCGGCCGTTCCTCTCGACGATGGAGATGTTCAAGCTCAAGGGGATTGCCGATCTCGCCCCCCGCTATCTCGCGCTCGACGAAGCCGGGCGGCGGCGCATGCTCGACCGCGAGATCGCCGACGCGCCGGCGCTGCTGATCCGGCCGGACCTGTTCCGCGACGGCAAGCCGGTGATGATCGATACGCTCGAATGGTATATGAGCCCTGCCGATCTCGTGCGGGTGATGGACTGGCTCCGCCGCAACAGCGAAGGGCCCGCTGGTGCCGAGGCCCGCGCGATCCTCTCGAAAAACCCCGGCATCCCGCGCAACGTGGCGTCAGGCTGGCAGTGGGTCGGCTTCAAGGGCGGCTCGGAGCCGGGCGTGCTGAACCTCACGCTGCTGCTCCAGGCGAAGGATGGCGACTGGTACGCACTCACCGGCAGCTGGAACGATCCCGCGCGCGACGTCGATACGCTCCGCTTCGTGGGGCTGATCGGGCGTGCGGCGGAGCTGGACTTCGGCGCGCCCTAA
- a CDS encoding RNA polymerase sigma factor — MGPGGQDTRYAQASAAHAPAIARLARAVEANPEQARDLEQEIHVALWRSFARFDGACAVSTWVYRVAHNVAASHVARSSRRAKLVGLDAADALLAADDPEAEVGQAQLLARLNALIRALEPPDRQVILLYLEGLDAASIADVTGIARGTVSVKVHRIKALLARRFRSEEQA, encoded by the coding sequence ATGGGGCCAGGCGGACAGGACACGCGCTACGCACAGGCAAGCGCCGCGCACGCGCCCGCGATCGCCCGCCTCGCCCGCGCGGTCGAAGCCAATCCCGAGCAGGCGCGCGATCTCGAACAGGAAATCCATGTCGCGCTTTGGCGCAGCTTCGCACGCTTCGACGGCGCCTGCGCGGTCTCGACCTGGGTGTACCGCGTCGCGCACAATGTCGCCGCCAGCCATGTCGCACGCAGCAGCCGCCGGGCAAAGCTGGTCGGGCTCGACGCCGCCGATGCCCTGCTCGCGGCCGACGATCCCGAAGCCGAGGTCGGCCAGGCCCAGCTGCTGGCGCGGCTCAACGCGCTGATCCGCGCCCTCGAGCCGCCCGATCGTCAGGTGATCCTGCTCTATCTCGAAGGGCTCGACGCCGCCTCGATCGCCGACGTCACCGGCATCGCCCGCGGCACCGTCTCGGTAAAGGTTCACCGCATCAAGGCGCTTCTCGCGCGCCGCTTCCGGTCGGAGGAGCAAGCATGA
- the parE gene encoding DNA topoisomerase IV subunit B, translating into MAEDLFAAPGVPSDTYDASSIEVLEGLEPVRRRPGMYIGGTDERALHHLAAEVLDNAMDEAVAGHASRIEITLEPGNRLTIVDNGRGIPVDPHPKFPDKSALEVILSTLHSGGKFDGKAYATSGGLHGVGVSVVNALSIDTVIEVARDKQLYRQRFSKGLTQGPLEHLGGTPNRRGTSVAFTPDPEIFGPEMHFKPARLYKLARSKAYLFAGVEIRWKCAPELIGDDTPAEAVFQFPGGLADHLKEQVAGRECATAEFFSGSQDFPGEAQGRVEWAVAWPLWSDGSYSWYCNTIPTPDGGTHEQGLRTALTRGIRAFGELVGQKKAKDITADDLMVGSELMLSVFIREPQFQSQTKDRLTSPEAAGLVEKAVRDHFDHYLADRMDRGKALLAYVLERMDERLKRKAEREVKRKTATSARKLRLPGKLTDCSSDDPKGTELFIVEGDSAGGSAKQARDRKTQAILPIRGKILNVASATSAKILANLEIADLILAMGCGTRKDCDASQLRYERIIIMTDADVDGAHIATLLMTFFFQEMADIVRNGNLYLAQPPLYRLTVGSKSLYARDDAHRLEIEAKEFKGKKVEVSRFKGLGEMNPNQLKETTMDPASRSLLRITLPQEYEERAGVKDLVDRLMGNNPAHRFAFIQENAARLDEEVIDA; encoded by the coding sequence ATGGCTGAAGATCTGTTTGCCGCGCCCGGCGTCCCCTCCGACACCTATGACGCCTCCTCGATCGAAGTGCTGGAGGGGCTGGAGCCAGTCCGGCGGCGCCCCGGCATGTATATCGGCGGGACCGACGAGCGCGCGCTCCACCATCTCGCCGCCGAAGTGCTCGATAATGCGATGGACGAGGCAGTCGCCGGCCACGCCAGCCGGATCGAGATCACGCTCGAGCCCGGCAACCGGCTGACGATCGTCGACAATGGCCGCGGCATCCCGGTCGATCCGCACCCCAAATTCCCCGACAAGTCGGCGCTGGAGGTCATCCTCTCGACGCTCCATTCGGGCGGCAAGTTCGACGGCAAGGCCTATGCGACAAGCGGCGGCCTCCACGGCGTCGGCGTCAGCGTCGTCAACGCGCTCTCGATCGACACCGTCATCGAAGTGGCGCGCGACAAGCAGCTCTATCGCCAGCGATTCAGCAAGGGGCTCACCCAGGGCCCGCTCGAGCATCTCGGCGGCACCCCCAATCGCCGCGGCACCAGCGTCGCCTTCACCCCCGATCCCGAAATCTTCGGGCCCGAAATGCACTTCAAGCCGGCGCGGCTCTACAAGCTCGCGCGGTCCAAGGCCTATCTGTTCGCCGGCGTCGAGATACGCTGGAAATGCGCGCCCGAGCTGATCGGGGACGACACGCCAGCCGAGGCGGTGTTCCAATTCCCCGGCGGCCTGGCCGATCATCTCAAGGAGCAAGTCGCCGGCCGCGAATGCGCCACCGCTGAATTCTTCTCCGGGTCGCAGGATTTCCCCGGCGAGGCGCAGGGCCGAGTCGAATGGGCGGTCGCCTGGCCGTTGTGGAGCGACGGCAGCTACAGCTGGTATTGCAACACGATCCCCACCCCCGACGGCGGCACCCACGAGCAGGGGCTGCGCACCGCACTCACCCGCGGCATCCGCGCGTTCGGCGAGCTGGTCGGCCAGAAAAAGGCCAAGGACATCACCGCCGACGATCTGATGGTCGGCAGCGAGCTGATGCTCTCGGTCTTCATCCGCGAGCCGCAATTCCAGAGCCAGACCAAGGATCGCCTGACCTCGCCCGAGGCCGCGGGCCTCGTCGAAAAGGCGGTCCGCGACCATTTCGATCATTATCTTGCCGACCGGATGGACCGCGGCAAGGCGTTGCTGGCCTATGTCCTCGAGCGCATGGACGAGCGGCTCAAGCGCAAGGCCGAGCGCGAGGTGAAGCGCAAGACCGCCACGTCGGCGCGTAAGCTCCGCCTCCCCGGCAAGCTCACCGATTGCTCGTCGGACGATCCCAAGGGCACCGAATTGTTCATCGTCGAGGGGGATTCGGCCGGCGGCTCGGCCAAGCAGGCGCGCGATCGCAAGACCCAGGCGATCCTGCCGATCCGCGGCAAGATCCTCAACGTCGCCTCCGCCACCAGCGCGAAGATTCTCGCAAATCTCGAAATCGCCGACCTGATCCTGGCGATGGGCTGCGGTACGCGCAAGGACTGCGACGCCAGCCAGCTGCGCTACGAACGCATCATCATCATGACCGACGCCGATGTCGACGGCGCGCATATCGCCACGCTGCTGATGACCTTCTTCTTCCAGGAAATGGCCGACATCGTCCGCAACGGGAATCTGTATCTCGCCCAGCCGCCGCTCTATCGGCTGACGGTGGGCTCGAAGAGCCTCTACGCGCGCGACGACGCCCATCGGCTCGAGATCGAGGCGAAGGAATTCAAAGGCAAGAAGGTCGAGGTCAGCCGCTTCAAGGGGCTGGGCGAGATGAACCCGAACCAGCTCAAGGAGACGACGATGGACCCGGCCAGCCGGAGCCTGCTGCGCATCACCCTCCCCCAGGAATATGAGGAGCGCGCGGGCGTGAAGGATCTGGTCGACCGGCTGATGGGCAACAATCCAGCGCACCGCTTCGCCTTCATCCAGGAAAATGCCGCGCGGCTCGACGAGGAAGTCATCGACGCCTGA
- a CDS encoding outer membrane protein: MRTLNGALLGAIGLMAFTAPAFAQDQEFSGPYIGGSLGHTFQRSDNDETVQFDRDLNGSFGDTVVTSATNAPNAFSPGFCGGTATSSAPGTGCGDDRDSTSYAARLGFDVQRGNFVVGVVGDIGRTEISDSVTAFSTTPASYTMTRSIDWNAGLRLRAGYAAGGRTLIYATGGGAYAKVDHDFATSNRANSFTVTSEDKDVWGWAAGGGVEQKVGTNFSIGVEYLYTRLNDDDYSVRAGALTSPATPANNPFLLGAAGTDFRRSDNRFETHGVRATAAYRF; encoded by the coding sequence ATGCGTACCCTCAACGGCGCCCTGCTCGGCGCCATCGGCCTCATGGCATTCACCGCCCCCGCCTTCGCCCAAGACCAGGAATTCAGCGGACCCTATATCGGCGGTTCGCTCGGCCACACCTTCCAGCGCAGCGACAATGACGAAACCGTCCAGTTCGACCGTGACCTCAACGGCAGCTTCGGCGATACCGTGGTGACCTCGGCGACCAACGCGCCCAACGCCTTCTCGCCCGGCTTCTGCGGCGGCACCGCGACCAGCAGCGCGCCGGGCACCGGCTGCGGCGACGATCGCGACAGCACCAGCTATGCGGCACGGCTCGGCTTCGACGTCCAGCGCGGCAATTTCGTCGTCGGCGTGGTGGGCGATATCGGCCGGACCGAGATCAGCGACAGCGTCACCGCCTTCAGCACGACGCCCGCGAGCTATACGATGACTCGCTCGATCGACTGGAACGCCGGCCTGCGCCTGCGCGCGGGCTATGCAGCCGGCGGCCGCACGCTGATCTATGCGACCGGCGGCGGCGCCTATGCCAAGGTCGATCATGACTTCGCGACCAGCAACCGCGCCAATTCGTTCACCGTGACCAGCGAAGACAAGGACGTCTGGGGCTGGGCAGCCGGCGGCGGCGTCGAGCAGAAGGTCGGCACCAACTTCTCGATCGGCGTGGAGTATCTCTACACGCGTTTGAACGACGACGATTACAGCGTCCGCGCCGGCGCGCTGACCAGCCCGGCGACGCCGGCGAACAATCCGTTCCTGCTGGGTGCCGCCGGCACGGACTTCCGCCGCAGCGACAATCGCTTCGAGACGCACGGCGT